In a single window of the Drosophila subpulchrella strain 33 F10 #4 breed RU33 chromosome X, RU_Dsub_v1.1 Primary Assembly, whole genome shotgun sequence genome:
- the LOC119558219 gene encoding serine-rich adhesin for platelets isoform X1: MDTSNASAKSKTSASGGSSINGLGTQIKHISSQDIGSTSVSVQDEKSESSSSSSSSSSSPQSTLHPVVGQHQNPTLNQNHNLNPNQSQNQNQNPSQSQSISKGSTTALAVLHLPPPTATALVQASANIPDLGSMPRARPSFVSNSTSTTSSSTTTSTSTSTTDGGKPMAVAAIPPESISISEPTCCPPASAVNSMTSACDFDSDTELSIVAAAAAVSAASAGIDSRSPSSPPPAPASALMPSLNSSAGGGGAATMAGNQAGFGTGSGALVGNTNGHSNTSSSSTHLSLNAKQQRQQKRRRERAQRLQAERDSRCNASSLGGTFIAGSSVGAGSAMSATNGSQGGAGVGGGVGPGGGLVTPSGGGSSAMAMGNGSAAGPGNNNGMIYHINSAGSMGEDSNNSNGNFTSSSNGSNNLLPPTDSIASLLLNPPHSPECNTGLMATPSDSEGESLDEDLLSTSSSSTLLLPRDKPPPRPPPPVRRKLPRSPVLEEEIIDGFAILEFKTYEDLEFAIKLGQKRKEKRLSALDELTCTYSIEEMKIPKVIDTGQSQPLRVTSLSTLTVNNNNLNLKDNPQPLHRAGNVMGSNNNVNNNNNNNSNNNNNNSIASNGPNANSNSNSNSMANVVYLLPSVNIGNVLEAETEPRDHWRSEYGQQQDQLQSDNSAVNSKSNNLSDDNQMSNSNSNNTSSSHQINHTNQASKQPAEGSSNAAAKIQVNSSAVSSSTRFLENDNDSLMLDISLPPLGVGGAVSSSSSSSHSHDHIDVGMIHASCTGGDAKKSHNSPATSSSTVDQLHVTKTLPTHTHQLNNLISSDLTAAAAASANNNHLGVCKLGGSQSAQVVKKSNGLENMETVTTSATCRSLEIQESPSVPAQSFGPSSSIKKENEQSDLLNDASINCSSNSKGNNICDNVSNDKKNSEQIFDIDNPPTPMNVSNTSSCQDRSTSRKLSDLPHLKKKSAACGDGGTTFSGVPFAPSMGTVTAGTSETPDGSKALNIKNTSESSSQGKAALHVGASVSASSATAGESGNRELGMLQKSTPEKTLYPSMCVPPSVSAVQFPNVGLSAGNEKCVSTVASDIDQKIMFNAKTTVSNGLSSGVQRSMVPLLSAAPSPAAVTLASPFGAHMTTPNAAGLSILSSASSVILASSIKSNDNFSRSNSSSSNNNGSSNGQGQLPSSVVGLPSTPEIAKNNSAPTSSPTNPIVNGFLSVYPPASNATSSAVTTSTLPRVSPNASNKLVPPPVVSTSISINPNYVGIPSGGATSTSGMGKVVFGAGGNAIVGTGSPLLFPGAPPAPISHVATGVPMIIQAPPYRAPYGNYPLYAPYSGLTHGSYLPPVLPVAASNIPPPAQHRSSDSRNSRESPAAMKANPSNMAMSVSMTPNLRSITPLNNSCAISSGASQPVVTVVPSVANSSQALSLSNPHISHSHHVPVYATGAFSSAAAGTTGPNSGLSTLAVTSLSSSAAPQSHFPQSQQMLSQSGNFSSVSHMLATHSMPSQNQPLVRCGNTLYSSASAAASNFSPSVLAVQSLTTAVTSSSSSPSTSSASSSVIQKVISPKGESPCNKDRDPSYSTNMRSHGASTILPPVVSQGMSMGSSFCGIAPGQYGGTGTPVLSSSSSMPPGLGNLSYSSKAALWLNSPANAVVTTCAPSTPIVSSGSARPTPPLSNCSSMGIGMVNAASTARSSCNAISPLSIPATAGIHVSSTNPSFQSSSNYFPAPLAPPPSSPSPATSSAAIISSSASQFPAVSHSMSSIVTTAGATTTTASSMSQPTVAAISNPVTNAPHPFSAESLFQPSKNDQADLLRRELDSRFLDRSGLAVTPTPPSSTYLRTDLQHQQHAHLHQHPQLLPPVSASSTPLTAVQPSSGQIFPPPLFKDISKMSSVDPQFYRTGMGLPTGGYSGYTSAGLLHSGLGGPTPFMPPNHLTSFAPKKTGRWNAMHVRIAWEIYYHQNKQSSEKTGFPTASSNASSISAPIPPGNLISGGGGMPSGANTPVNNVAAIPAVGGGVLVSNGPGSVLGMKTTPNMGLNTPPQHILHRANEMPPSAAFASSLPGRLAFEASPLAASFIGAPPSHIGTAVSPFGRYVTPFGFTGLTHFGGHLDSWRTNAMQRSVAYHPSSAAASPNWPVKTDPGLDNARREAEERERELRDREQRERDRQRREREERERKEKEEKLKREQQERERERERDRKERERERREIERREMERERMQQQQRINESNKQAAIQAAAASAAPVRDRSPHRNVGEMNTEIRIKEEHPRTKDEQDVMLLRASAAAVGVGDPRYHSSSLAAAQANAAAAAAHHHHANFMAASRHGLAPPPSHLTRTMMPPTLSVGHFGGPAPPGWGIDPYRDPYPILRYNPIMEAALRHEAEERQKAINIYAAQSAAHLRSKEPSPIPPSVGSLGPPPPHHRMQIVSGGVVQSSGVQQPGPPNQQQQQQHSGGPAMGKNPGPPAPGSIPVQHMISVDSMGQQSVTTKKEADHTMGIVSNAGGVGLSSVPGGVIGISPVSSVAPSR, from the exons TGCAACCATGGCCGGCAACCAGGCGGGCTTTGGAACGGGATCAGGAGCCTTGGTGGGGAACACCAATGGCCACAGCAACACCTCCAGCAGCAGCACTCACCTGAGTCTGAATGCCAAGCAGCAGCGCCAGCAGAAACGACGGAGGGAACGGGCCCAGCGTTTGCAGGCGGAGCGCGACAGTCGATGTAATGCCAGCTCGCTGGGCGGCACCTTCATTGCCGGCTCCTCTGTGGGTGCCGGCAGTGCCATGAGTGCAACCAATGGGAGTCAAGGAGGAGCAGGAGTTGGAGGCGGAGTGGGACCAGGTGGAGGCCTCGTCACGCCCAGTGGCGGCGGATCATCGGCGATGGCAATGGGCAATGGATCGGCGGCAGGACCCGGCAACAACAATGGCATGATATACCACATCAATAGCGCTGGCAGCATGGGCGAGGATAGCAACAATTCGAATGGCAACttcaccagcagcagcaatggGAGCAACAACCTGCTGCCGCCCACAGATAGTATTGCATCTCTGCTTCTAAATCCACCACATTCCCCCGAGTGCAACACGGGCCTGATGGCCACGCCCAGCGATAGCGAGGGCGAGTCCCTGGACGAGGATCTGCTCTCGACCTCGTCCTCGTCGACGCTGCTCCTGCCGCGGGACAAGCCACCGCCTCGGCCACCACCTCCGGTGCGAAGAAAGCTGCCGCGATCTCCGGTGCTCGAGGAGGAGATCATCGATGGCTTCGCTATTCTGGAGTTTAAGACATACGAGGATCTTGAG TTTGCCATCAAATTGGGACAAAAACGCAAGGAGAAACGACTTTCGGCACTGGACGAGCTAACCTGTACCTACAGCATAGAGGAAATGAAAATTCCAAAGGTTATCGATACGGGTCAATCGCAACCTTTGCGTGTCACCAGCCTTTCCACACTCACGGTTAACAACAACAATCTGAATCTTAAGGATAACCCCCAGCCTCTTCATCGTGCCGGCAATGTCAtgggcagcaacaacaacgttaacaacaacaacaataataatagtaataataataataacaacagcATAGCCAGCAATGGACCCAATGCGAATAGCAATAGCAATAGCAATAGTATGGCCAATGTGGTCTATCTGCTGCCCTCGGTGAACATTGGCAATGTTTTGGAGGCCGAAACGGAGCCCCGAGATCACTGGCGATCCGAGTACGGGCAGCAGCAGGATCAATTGCAGTCGGACAATAGCGCGGTGAACAGTAAAAGTAATAACCTTAGTGATGATAATCAAAtgagcaacagcaacagcaacaacactAGCAGTAGTCACCAAATAAATCACACCAACCAAGCGAGCAAACAGCCAGCGGAAGGAAGCAGCAATGCAGCAGCGAAAATCCAAGTAAACAGCAGTGCAGTGAGCAGCAGTACAAGATTTTTGGAGAACGACAACGATTCACTTATGCTGGATATCAGCCTGCCACCGCTGGGCGTTGGTGGCGCcgtatcatcatcatcatcatcatcgcacAGTCATGATCATATTGACGTTGGTATGATTCACGCCAGTTGTACTGGCGGCGATGCCAAAAAATCTCACAATTCCCCCGCCACAAGTAGTAGCACCGTTGACCAATTACATGTGACCAAAACGCTGCCCACGCACACGCACCAGCTCAATAATCTAATATCAAGTGATCTTACTGCTGCCGCAGCCGCCAGCGCAAACAATAACCACCTGGGTGTATGCAAACTGGGTGGATCGCAATCAGCGCAGGTCGTTAAA AAATCGAATGGTTTGGAGAACATGGAAACCGTGACGACATCGGCGACCTGTCGCTCTCTGGAAATCCAGGAATCACCAAGCGTTCCCGCGCAATCCTTTGGGCCCAGCAGCAGTATAAAGAAGGAGAACGAGCAAAGTGATCTTTTGAATGAC GCTTCTATTAATTgtagcagcaacagcaaaggAAATAATATC TGTGATAATGTCAGCAATGATAAAAAG AATTCTGAACAAATATTTGATATTGATAACCCCCCAACGCCCATGAATGTTTCAAATACTTCTTCGTGTCAGGATCGATCGACTTCCCGCAAGCTATCCGACCTGCCGCACCTGAAGAAAAAGAGTGCGGCGTGTGGAGATGGTGGCACAACCTTTTCGGGAGTACCTTTTGCACCGTCGATGGGCACGGTGACGGCAGGAACTTCAGAAACTCCGGATGGAAGTAAAGctttaaacataaaaaacacaTCGGAGAGCAGTTCACAAGGCAAGGCAGCGTTGCATGTGGGTGCTTCTGTCTCCGCATCCTCGGCGACGGCGGGGGAATCTGGGAACCGGGAGCTGGGCATGCTGCAGAAATCCACGCCCGAGAAGACGCTCTATCCCAGCATGTGCGTGCCGCCCTCTGTTTCGGCAGTGCAG TTTCCCAACGTTGGACTATCGGCTGGAAATGAGAAATGTGTGTCAACGGTTGCATCCGACATTGATCAAAAGATTATGTTCAACGCCAAGACAACAGTTTCAAACGGCTTGTCATCGGGGGTGCAACGGTCAATGGTTCCATTACTATCTGCTGCGCCATCGCCGGCTGCGGTTACACTAGCCAGTCCGTTTGGCGCACACATGACCACACCGAATGCCGCCGGACTTTCCATCTTGAGTTCGGCCTCCAGTGTGATTCTGGCGAGCAGTATAAAATCAAATGATAACTTCTCACGAAGTaatagcagcagcagcaacaataatGGCAGTTCGAATGGCCAGGGACAGTTGCCGTCGTCCGTCGTGGGATTGCCGAGCACGCCAGAGATTGCGAAAAACAATTCAGCACCAACCTCCTCACCAACCAATCCCATAGTCAATGGCTTCCTTAGTGTTTATCCGCCTGCCAGCAATGCGACTTCGTCTGCAGTCACGACCAGTACATTGCCGCGTGTCTCGCCCAATGCCAGCAATAAATTAGTGCCGCCACCGGTGGTCTCCACATCCATTTCGATTAACCCAAACTATGTGGGAATCCCATCTGGTGGAGCGACATCAACGTCCGGCATGGGAAAGGTGGTCTTCGGCGCCGGCGGGAATGCCATTGTGGGCACAGGATCTCCGCTGCTTTTTCCCGGCGCACCACCTGCTCCCATCTCGCATGTGGCCACGGGCGTGCCCATGATCATCCAAGCGCCGCCATACCGAGCACCATATGGGAATTATCCCCTCTATGCTCCTTATAGCGGCCTTACGCACGGGTCGTACCTGCCTCCAGTGCTGCCGGTTGCCGCGTCCAACATACCGCCTCCTGCCCAGCACCGAAGCTCGGATAGCCGGAACAGCCGGGAATCGCCGGCTGCGATGAAGGCGAACCCATCGAACATGGCGATGAGTGTCTCGATGACACCCAACCTGCGATCCATAACGCCACTCAATAATAGCTGTGCAATTTCCAGCGGCGCATCGCAACCCGTTGTGACGGTCGTTCCTTCGGTGGCGAACTCATCTCAAGCCCTCTCGCTAAGCAATCCACATATATCTCATTCCCATCATGTGCCTGTCTACGCCACCGGTGCATTTTCCTCCGCGGCAGCCGGGACAACTGGCCCGAACTCCGGACTATCCACTCTGGCGGTGACCTCGCTCTCAAGTTCGGCTGCCCCGCAATCGCACTTCCCGCAGTCCCAGCAGATGCTCTCACAGAGTGGCAACTTCTCGTCTGTCTCGCATATGCTGGCGACGCACTCGATGCCATCGCAGAATCAACCTTTGGTGCGTTGCGGGAATACACTGTATTCATCTGCATCCGCCGCTGCCTCCAACTTTAGTCCCTCGGTTCTCGCCGTTCAAAGTTTAACGACAGCGGTCACGTCGAGCTCCTCATCGCCATCAACATCATCAGCGTCATCATCTGTGATCCAGAAGGTTATTTCCCCCAAGGGAGAGAGCCCTTGCAACAAAGATCGGGATCCCAGTTACAG TACAAATATGCGGTCCCACGGTGCATCAACAATACTGCCTCCTGTCGTTTCGCAGGGCATGAGCATGGGATCCTCATTTTGCGGTATTGCCCCAGGTCAATATGGAGGTACAGGTACCCCAGTTTTATCCTCGAGTTCTTCAATGCCGCCAGGACTGGGCAATCTCTCATACTCTTCGAAGGCAGCGCTATGGTTGAA CTCTCCTGCCAACGCAGTGGTAACCACATGTGCTCCCTCTACACCCATCGTATCGAGTGGCAGTGCCCGTCCGACTCCGCCGCTGTCCAACTGCTCGAGCATGGGCATCGGCATGGTGAATGCGGCATCGACGGCGAGAAGTTCTTGCAATGCCATATCGCCTCTATCCATTCCCGCGACCGCTGGCATTCACGTCTCCTCCACAAATCCCTCTTTTCAGTCCTCATCGAACTACTTCCCAGCACCCTTAGCGCCGCCACCATCTTCCCCATCGCCAGCCACCTCTTCCGCGGCCATCATCAGCTCATCCGCTTCGCAATTTCCGGCAGTGTCGCACTCAATGAGCAGCATTGTAACGACGGCGGGAGCCACCACGACCACGGCCTCATCTATGTCACAGCCCACGGTGGCGGCGATATCGAACCCGGTTACAAATGCGCCGCATCCCTTTTCCGCGGAATCGCTTTTTCAGCCAAGTAAAA ATGATCAAGCTGATTTGCTGAGGCGAGAGTTGGATAGCAGATTCCTGGACAGATCTGGCTTAGCTGTTACCCCTACACCGCCATCATCAACGTATTTACGAACCGATCTCCAGCACCAACAGCACGCACATCTCCATCAGCATCCGCAGTTGCTTCCGCCAGTGTCAGCTTCATCAACTCCCCTAACAGCTGTGCAACCGTCTTCTGGACAAATATTTCCCCCGCCATTATTTAAAGATATCTCCAAAATGTCGTCCGTCGATCCTCAGTTCTATCGCACAGGCATGGGATTGCCAACGGGAGGCTACTCAGGATACACCTCGGCTGGCCTTTTGCACAGTGGTTTGGGAgggccaacgcctttcatgccTCCCAACCACCTTACTTCCTTTGCTCCTAAG AAAACTGGTCGTTGGAATGCCATGCATGTTCGAATCGCGTGGGAAATCTATTACCACCAAAACAAGCAGAGCTCTGAAAAGACAGGGTTTCCGACGGCGTCATCGAATGCCTCCTCGATCAGCGCACCAATTCCTCCTGGCAACCTGATCAGCGGAGGCGGCGGTATGCCCAGTGGAGCCAACACGCCGGTGAATAATGTGGCAGCCATCCCGGCGGTTGGCGGCGGTGTCCTGGTGTCCAATGGTCCTGGATCAGTGCTCGGCATGAAGACAACGCCAAATATGGGTCTCAATACTCCGCCACAGCATATTCTTCATCGGGCGAATGAGATGCCGCCGTCGGCAGCGTTTGCCAGCTCTCTGCCAGGTCGATTGGCCTTCGAGGCGTCTCCTCTGGCCGCGAGTTTCATTGGAGCACCCCCTAGTCATATTG GAACAGCTGTTTCCCCCTTTGGACGCTATGTGACTCCGTTTGGTTTCACAGGGCTAACACATTTCGGTGGCCACTTAGACTCGTGGAG gaCAAATGCAATGCAACGGAGTGTCGCATATCATCCCTCGTCGGCGGCGGCGTCTCCCAACTGGCCGGTAAAGACGGATCCTGGCCTGGACAACGCGCGGCGCGAGGCCGAGGAGCGGGAACGGGAGCTGCGGGATCGCGAGCAGCGGGAACGTGACCGCCAGCGACGTGAGCGGGAGGAGCGTGAGCGCAAGGAAAAGGAGGAGAAGCTGAAGCGCGAACAGCAGGAACGGGAACGGGAACGAGAACGCGATCGCAAGGAGCGCGAGCGTGAACGGAGGGAGATAGAGCGGCGGGAAATGGAGCGGGAGcggatgcagcagcagcagcggatAAACGAGAGCAACAAGCAGGCTGCGATCCAAGCGGCGGCTGCTTCAGCGGCACCCGTACGCGATCGCTCTCCCCATCGGAACGTGGGCGAGATGAACACCGAGATTCGGATCAAGGAGGAGCATCCGCGCACCAAGGACGAGCAGGATGTGATGCTGCTGCGTGCCTCGGCCGCGGCAGTCGGTGTCGGTGATCCGCGCTATCATTCCTCCTCGTTAGCAGCTGCGCAAGCGAATGCAGCTGCAGCGGCGGCCCACCATCATCATGCCAACTTCATGGCAGCCAGTCGACATGGTTTGGCGCCACCGCCTTCGCACCTGACGCGCACCATGATGCCGCCCACCTTGAGTGTGGGGCACTTTGGTGGACCAGCTCCCCCGGGCTGGGGCATCGATCCCTACCGCGATCCCTATCCCATTCTCCGCTACAACCCTATCATGGAGGCTGCTCTGCGACACGAGGCCGAGGAGCGACAGAAGGCGATAAATATCTACGCAGCCCAGTCTGCGGCCCATTTGCGAAGCAAGGAGCCAAGTCCCATTCCCCCTTCGGTTGGTTCTCTGGGCCCACCACCGCCCCACCATCGGATGCAGATAGTATCCGGCGGCGTTGTTCAGTCATCAGGGGTTCAGCAGCCCGGTCCGCCgaatcagcagcagcagcaacagcattCTGGTGGGCCCGCCATGGGCAAGAACCCCGGGCCGCCGGCACCAGGAAGCATTCCAGTCCAGCACATGATTAGCGTCGATTCGATGGGCCAACAGAGTGTCACCACAAAGAAGGAGGCGGACCACACGATGGGCATTGTCTCGAATGCAGGTGGTGTTGGTCTGAGCTCAGTACCTGGCGGTGTAATCGGAATATCTCCAGTGTCATCAGTGGCACCAAGTCGATGA